One Alphaproteobacteria bacterium 33-17 DNA window includes the following coding sequences:
- a CDS encoding gamma carbonic anhydrase family protein: MSIIPYKGIHPKIDPSSFIAPGCHIIGDVTIGKQCGIWFNTVIRGDVEPITIGDFTNVQDGSVIHVTRRKAKTIIGSYVTIGHKALLHGCIVEDYGFVGMGSVILDNAKIETKGMLAAGAVLTPGKVVKTGELWAGNPAKFMRNLTEQEMEYFAISAENYRIHVEEYFSIRINS; encoded by the coding sequence ATGTCGATAATACCATATAAAGGTATCCACCCCAAAATTGACCCCTCATCTTTTATAGCCCCTGGCTGCCATATAATAGGCGACGTCACCATTGGCAAACAGTGTGGAATCTGGTTTAACACTGTTATTCGTGGCGATGTTGAACCTATTACAATAGGTGATTTTACTAATGTTCAGGATGGATCTGTAATACACGTAACCCGCCGCAAAGCCAAAACCATTATAGGATCATATGTAACAATCGGTCACAAAGCCCTGCTTCATGGCTGCATAGTGGAAGATTATGGCTTTGTAGGTATGGGATCGGTAATTTTAGATAACGCCAAAATCGAAACTAAAGGCATGTTAGCAGCAGGCGCAGTCCTTACCCCTGGTAAAGTTGTTAAAACGGGTGAGCTTTGGGCAGGTAACCCAGCAAAGTTCATGCGAAATTTAACTGAGCAAGAGATGGAATATTTCGCGATATCAGCTGAAAACTATAGAATTCACGTAGAAGAGTATTTTTCTATAAGAATCAATAGTTAA
- a CDS encoding magnesium transporter yields MVTDFAAQTGGYGLTSHIQHKLDDFLAEQNNTEFKSLILSLYSADIADYITISNRDARKEIIEILGDDLFGDILVNIDNHVRNSVIEQIGVDKTSQLIHEMDIEDAVYIIENLDKETQKNILSTLPDTTSNQINERLAYPENSAGRIMHPSKIAVMDYWTVSQTIDYLRKNKSSDEIFYDIFVLDLKHKPVGSVNISKLISSPAHQIIRGITDHELITVNAQLDLGEVAFIFKQYDIKTAPVVNNFGRIIGTISVNDIIEVAVEETEEDLFKLGGISQTDLHFSFIDSAKKRLPWLVVNMMTAFISSHVISHFSDEIEKMVILASIMPMVASMGGNAGTQTMTIVVRAIALKDALTNDTPRIIRKEIMTSLTSSFFISILAGVAIYLLYRDYEVSLIFAAAIVTNFFTAGLMGSSIPIILNKIKVDPAVCSGIFLTAVTDSFGFLSFLILAKIFLLS; encoded by the coding sequence GTGGTAACCGACTTCGCTGCTCAAACTGGGGGCTACGGCCTTACTAGTCACATACAACACAAGCTAGATGACTTTCTGGCCGAGCAAAATAATACCGAATTCAAATCTTTAATCTTAAGCCTATATAGCGCTGATATCGCTGATTATATCACCATCTCTAACCGCGATGCCCGCAAAGAAATTATTGAAATTTTAGGTGATGATCTATTTGGTGATATTTTAGTCAATATTGATAATCACGTGCGTAATAGCGTTATTGAACAAATTGGCGTTGATAAAACTTCTCAGCTTATCCATGAGATGGATATTGAGGATGCGGTTTATATTATTGAAAATCTTGATAAAGAAACTCAGAAAAATATTTTATCTACCTTACCTGACACTACTAGCAATCAAATTAATGAAAGATTAGCTTATCCTGAAAACAGCGCAGGAAGGATAATGCACCCTTCTAAAATTGCTGTGATGGACTACTGGACAGTTAGCCAAACAATTGATTACCTCAGAAAAAACAAGTCATCTGATGAAATTTTCTATGATATATTTGTACTTGATCTTAAACATAAACCTGTAGGATCTGTAAATATAAGTAAGCTCATTTCATCCCCTGCTCACCAAATTATTCGTGGAATTACAGATCATGAACTTATTACGGTTAATGCTCAGCTTGATCTAGGGGAAGTAGCTTTTATCTTTAAGCAGTACGATATTAAAACCGCACCTGTTGTTAACAACTTTGGGCGAATTATCGGAACAATATCGGTTAACGATATTATCGAAGTAGCCGTAGAGGAAACTGAAGAAGACCTTTTTAAACTCGGTGGTATTAGCCAGACCGACTTACACTTTAGCTTTATTGATTCTGCAAAAAAACGCCTGCCATGGCTGGTGGTTAACATGATGACTGCTTTTATTTCATCACATGTTATTTCACATTTTAGCGATGAAATTGAAAAAATGGTAATACTTGCATCTATAATGCCAATGGTCGCATCTATGGGCGGAAATGCAGGTACACAAACCATGACCATCGTAGTACGTGCTATTGCTCTTAAAGATGCTCTTACAAATGATACACCAAGAATCATCAGAAAAGAGATTATGACATCTCTAACATCTAGCTTCTTTATATCAATCCTTGCTGGTGTTGCAATATATCTGTTATATCGCGATTATGAAGTTAGCCTTATATTTGCCGCAGCTATTGTTACAAACTTTTTTACAGCTGGACTTATGGGCTCAAGCATTCCTATAATCCTTAATAAAATTAAAGTTGATCCAGCAGTTTGTTCTGGAATATTTTTAACAGCTGTTACAGATAGTTTTGGATTTTTATCATTTTTAATTCTTGCGAAAATATTTCTTTTGAGTTAG